The Micromonospora sp. NBC_00421 genome contains a region encoding:
- a CDS encoding carbonic anhydrase: protein MAPITPTQALAELQAGNRRFVAGAPRHPNQGAGHRAAVADGQHPFAVIVGCSDSRLAAEIIFDRGLGDLFVVRTAGHTAGPEVLGSVEYAVTVLGTPLVVVLGHDSCGAVQAAREAARTGTQPPGHLYSVVAAVGPSLRRAAQEGVHDIDGIVDIHIAQTVEVLLGNSPVIAAEVAAGRCAVVGMSYRLAAGEVRPVAPAHAPAESSALTATVPGSVRATPGADAAPAGEPAAVAG from the coding sequence ATGGCCCCGATCACTCCGACCCAGGCGCTGGCCGAGCTGCAAGCCGGCAACAGGCGTTTCGTCGCCGGGGCGCCCCGGCACCCCAACCAGGGCGCCGGCCACCGGGCGGCAGTCGCCGACGGCCAACACCCCTTCGCGGTCATCGTCGGGTGCTCCGACTCCCGGCTCGCCGCCGAGATCATCTTCGACCGGGGTCTGGGTGACCTCTTCGTGGTCCGGACCGCCGGGCACACCGCCGGGCCCGAGGTGCTCGGCAGCGTCGAGTACGCGGTGACGGTGCTCGGCACCCCGTTGGTGGTGGTCCTCGGGCACGACTCCTGCGGGGCGGTGCAGGCAGCCCGGGAGGCGGCCCGCACCGGCACCCAACCCCCCGGGCACCTCTATTCGGTGGTCGCCGCCGTCGGGCCCAGCCTGCGTCGGGCGGCCCAGGAGGGGGTGCACGACATCGACGGGATCGTCGACATCCACATCGCACAGACCGTCGAGGTGCTGCTCGGCAACTCCCCGGTGATCGCCGCCGAGGTGGCGGCCGGGCGTTGCGCGGTGGTCGGCATGTCCTACCGGCTGGCCGCCGGTGAGGTGCGCCCGGTGGCCCCGGCCCACGCTCCCGCCGAGTCGTCCGCCCTCACCGCCACGGTGCCCGGGTCCGTCCGGGCGACGCCGGGTGCCGACGCCGCGCCGGCCGGCGAGCCGGCGGCCGTCGCCGGCTGA
- a CDS encoding helix-turn-helix transcriptional regulator encodes MTGMATTAGGTGSTRNWTFLTNHGHVLLAIARNPTARLRDVAGEVGVTERAAQAIVADLEAGGYLRRTRVGRRNEYTIDPSGHFRHPAEADRQVGDLLALFTPDPADSDA; translated from the coding sequence ATGACCGGCATGGCAACGACGGCAGGCGGCACCGGGAGCACCCGGAACTGGACGTTCCTCACCAACCACGGTCACGTGCTGCTCGCCATCGCCCGCAACCCCACCGCCCGCCTGCGGGACGTCGCAGGGGAGGTCGGGGTGACCGAACGGGCCGCCCAGGCGATCGTCGCGGACCTGGAGGCCGGCGGCTACCTGCGGCGTACCCGGGTCGGCCGCCGCAACGAGTACACGATCGACCCGAGCGGGCACTTCCGGCACCCGGCCGAGGCCGACCGCCAGGTCGGTGACCTGCTCGCCCTCTTCACCCCCGACCCGGCCGACTCCGACGCCTGA
- a CDS encoding IS110 family transposase, producing MIEVAGGVDTHLDTHTAAVIDQVGRVLGTQQFPATVAGYTALLAWMRGFGRLGRVGIEGTGAYGAGLARRLRDEQVEVIEVDRPDRKTRRFQGKSDPIDAIQAAKAALAGDRTGIPKQRDGRVEALRNLRVARRSAVDQRADTQRQIKTLIVTAPDELRAQLPGLTVKQLITVCARMRLDPADAAAPVTAVKIALRSLARRHQQLSAEITDLDEVLDPLVAAINPGLLAANGVGTDVAGQLLVTAGENHERLASEAAFAMLCGVAPIPASSGKTTRHRLNRGGDRQANAVLYRVVLCRLRWDPHTREYMQRRTKEGLSKKEIIRCLKRYIARELYQLITSNDLQLAA from the coding sequence ATGATCGAGGTCGCCGGCGGCGTCGATACTCACCTGGACACCCACACCGCGGCGGTGATCGACCAGGTCGGCCGAGTGTTGGGCACCCAGCAGTTCCCGGCCACGGTGGCCGGCTACACCGCGTTGTTGGCCTGGATGCGCGGTTTCGGTCGCCTGGGGCGAGTCGGGATCGAGGGCACCGGCGCTTATGGGGCCGGTCTGGCCCGCCGGCTGCGCGACGAGCAGGTCGAGGTGATTGAGGTCGACCGGCCCGACCGTAAGACCCGCCGGTTCCAGGGCAAGTCCGACCCGATCGACGCCATCCAAGCGGCCAAGGCCGCCCTGGCCGGCGACCGGACCGGGATCCCCAAGCAGCGCGACGGCCGCGTCGAAGCCCTGCGCAACCTGCGGGTGGCCCGGCGCAGCGCCGTCGACCAGCGCGCCGACACCCAACGCCAGATCAAGACCCTGATCGTCACCGCCCCCGACGAACTACGCGCCCAGCTACCCGGCCTGACCGTCAAGCAGCTGATCACCGTCTGCGCGAGGATGCGACTCGACCCGGCCGACGCCGCAGCCCCCGTAACCGCCGTCAAAATCGCCCTGCGGTCCCTGGCCCGTCGCCACCAACAACTGTCCGCCGAGATCACCGACCTGGACGAGGTCCTCGATCCCTTGGTGGCCGCCATCAACCCCGGCCTACTCGCCGCCAACGGCGTCGGCACCGACGTCGCCGGCCAACTGCTGGTCACCGCCGGCGAAAACCACGAACGGCTCGCCTCCGAAGCAGCCTTCGCCATGCTCTGCGGTGTCGCCCCGATCCCCGCCTCGTCCGGCAAGACCACCCGGCACCGCCTCAACCGCGGCGGCGACCGCCAGGCCAACGCCGTCCTATACCGAGTCGTGCTCTGCCGCCTGCGCTGGGACCCCCACACCCGCGAATACATGCAACGCCGCACCAAGGAAGGCCTCTCCAAGAAAGAGATCATCCGCTGCCTCAAGCGCTACATCGCCCGCGAGCTCTACCAGCTCATCACCTCAAACGATCTCCAACTCGCCGCTTGA
- a CDS encoding YkvA family protein, with protein MSREMWVLVVVGGILALATLVGAVLLAIRVVRTRRLLGTLGMGGKVAFYGALIYTILPVDVLPDPIYLDDMGVLAGALIYLTRLAHQRRTADRPLPGRPDAPTAGSGTPPGPGRSRQIVS; from the coding sequence ATGTCCCGGGAGATGTGGGTACTCGTCGTCGTCGGCGGCATCCTGGCGCTGGCGACGCTTGTCGGCGCGGTCCTGCTGGCGATACGGGTGGTCCGCACCCGGCGGCTGCTCGGCACGCTCGGCATGGGCGGCAAGGTGGCCTTCTACGGCGCCCTGATCTACACGATCCTCCCGGTCGACGTGTTGCCCGACCCGATCTACCTGGACGACATGGGGGTGCTGGCCGGGGCCCTGATCTATCTGACCCGCCTGGCCCACCAGCGCCGGACGGCCGATCGACCGCTGCCCGGCCGACCGGATGCTCCGACCGCCGGATCCGGCACCCCGCCCGGTCCGGGTCGGTCCCGCCAGATCGTGTCATGA
- a CDS encoding pyridoxamine 5'-phosphate oxidase family protein, with protein sequence MAGRHQLDPYDERVLAFCRERHLATLTTPRADGTPHVVPVGVTYDAPAGLARVITSGGSAKARHVEAAGAAGVPVAACHVDGRWWLTIEGRAVLRTDPEAVAEAERRYAERYRQPRPNPERVVIEITVNRLLGALPPAASH encoded by the coding sequence ATGGCCGGCAGGCACCAGTTGGACCCGTACGACGAGCGCGTCCTGGCGTTCTGCCGCGAGCGGCACCTGGCCACGCTGACCACCCCGCGTGCCGACGGCACGCCGCACGTCGTACCGGTCGGGGTGACCTACGACGCGCCGGCCGGGCTGGCCCGGGTGATCACGTCCGGTGGTTCGGCAAAGGCCCGGCACGTGGAGGCCGCCGGAGCGGCGGGGGTTCCGGTAGCGGCCTGCCACGTCGACGGCCGCTGGTGGCTGACCATCGAGGGTCGGGCGGTGCTGCGCACGGACCCCGAGGCGGTGGCCGAGGCGGAGCGCCGGTACGCCGAGCGCTACCGCCAGCCGCGCCCCAATCCGGAGCGGGTGGTCATCGAGATCACCGTGAACCGCCTCCTGGGCGCCCTCCCACCCGCCGCGTCCCACTAG
- a CDS encoding hemerythrin domain-containing protein produces the protein MSNAQATTGQDVVDVLTTDHHEIEAIFMELAARQGDAEHRRRLADVLIAELVRHAVAEEMYVYPTARRALPDGDQLAEHEIAEHAAAERTLKELEPLDPSDARFEPLISHLTKAIRHHVQEEESELFPRLRAAVAREELVELADRVRAAKRHLPTRPHPGAPDHPPANRLINPGTGLVDRIRDALSGRPTTMAELHDDAQD, from the coding sequence ATGAGCAACGCACAGGCCACCACGGGTCAGGACGTCGTGGACGTCCTGACCACCGACCACCACGAGATCGAGGCGATCTTCATGGAGCTGGCGGCCCGACAGGGTGACGCGGAGCATCGTCGCCGACTGGCCGACGTGTTGATCGCCGAGTTGGTCCGGCACGCGGTCGCCGAGGAGATGTACGTCTACCCGACCGCCCGCCGGGCACTGCCCGACGGCGACCAGCTCGCCGAGCACGAGATCGCCGAGCACGCCGCGGCCGAGCGGACGCTGAAGGAGCTGGAGCCGTTGGACCCGTCCGACGCCCGCTTCGAGCCACTGATCAGCCATCTGACCAAGGCCATCCGGCACCACGTGCAGGAGGAGGAGTCGGAGCTCTTTCCCCGGCTGCGGGCGGCTGTCGCCCGCGAGGAGCTCGTCGAGCTGGCCGACCGGGTGCGGGCGGCGAAGCGGCACCTGCCGACCCGCCCGCATCCCGGCGCCCCGGACCACCCGCCGGCGAACCGGCTGATCAACCCCGGCACCGGGCTGGTCGACCGGATCAGGGACGCGCTGAGCGGGCGACCGACCACCATGGCGGAACTGCACGACGACGCGCAGGACTGA
- a CDS encoding ferredoxin → MGERGWRVHVDPTRCIGTGICAGYAPTHFVLVDGLSRPVAERIDPAEAVLDAAESCPMEAIVVSDAADDSRIAPEP, encoded by the coding sequence ATGGGGGAGCGCGGCTGGCGGGTGCACGTGGACCCGACCCGGTGCATCGGGACGGGAATCTGCGCGGGCTACGCCCCGACCCACTTCGTGCTGGTGGACGGGTTGTCCCGGCCGGTGGCCGAGCGGATCGACCCGGCGGAAGCGGTGCTGGACGCCGCCGAGTCCTGCCCGATGGAGGCGATCGTGGTCTCCGACGCGGCGGACGACAGCCGGATCGCTCCGGAACCCTGA
- a CDS encoding cytochrome P450 — MTETTHATIARPYPFSDPHRLDVDPRYAGLRRDEPLIRVQLPYGEPAWLATRHADVRTVLGDPRFSRAAAVGRDEPRSIPYQREAGILGMDPPEHSRLRRLAAKAFTARRVEELRPRTRELAGELVAGMIAAGSPADLVAHVATPLPIRVICDMLGVPVADQDRFHTWSEAIVSTTSLRPEVAQSYLDNLLSYMAGLIAQRRVTPTDDLIGAMVRARDENADRLTEDEVVRLAAGLLAAGHETTVTQIPNLVYVLLTEPDVWQRLCAEPALVPSAVEELLRFIPLGATSAFARYALVDVELGGVLVRAGEPVLVSIPSANRDETVFPDADRLDLDREANPHLAFGHGPHHCIGAQLARMELQVVIETLLARAPGLRLAVPQSALTWKSGLLVRGLTALPVGW, encoded by the coding sequence GTGACCGAGACAACGCACGCCACGATCGCCCGGCCGTATCCGTTCAGCGATCCGCACCGGCTCGACGTCGACCCCCGCTACGCCGGGCTGCGGCGCGACGAGCCGCTGATCCGGGTCCAACTCCCGTACGGCGAACCGGCCTGGCTGGCCACCCGGCACGCCGACGTGCGTACCGTGCTGGGCGACCCCCGGTTCAGCCGGGCCGCCGCCGTCGGCCGGGACGAGCCGCGCAGCATCCCGTACCAGCGGGAGGCCGGCATCCTCGGAATGGATCCGCCCGAGCACAGCCGGCTGCGCCGGTTGGCGGCGAAGGCGTTCACCGCCCGCCGGGTCGAGGAACTCCGCCCGCGTACCCGGGAGCTGGCCGGGGAACTGGTGGCCGGCATGATCGCCGCCGGGTCACCGGCCGATCTGGTCGCGCACGTCGCCACCCCGCTGCCCATCCGGGTCATCTGCGACATGCTCGGGGTGCCGGTCGCCGACCAGGACCGGTTCCACACCTGGTCGGAGGCGATCGTGTCGACCACGTCGCTACGACCGGAGGTGGCACAGAGCTATCTCGACAACCTGTTGTCGTACATGGCCGGGCTGATCGCCCAGCGGCGGGTGACGCCCACCGACGACCTGATCGGGGCGATGGTCCGGGCCCGCGACGAGAACGCCGACCGACTCACCGAGGACGAGGTGGTACGCCTGGCGGCGGGGCTGCTGGCCGCCGGGCACGAGACCACCGTGACCCAGATCCCCAACCTGGTCTACGTCCTGCTGACCGAGCCGGACGTCTGGCAGCGGCTGTGCGCCGAGCCGGCCCTGGTGCCGTCCGCCGTGGAGGAGCTGCTGCGCTTCATCCCGCTCGGTGCCACCTCCGCGTTCGCCCGGTACGCCCTGGTGGACGTCGAGCTCGGTGGGGTGCTGGTCCGGGCCGGGGAACCGGTGCTGGTCTCCATCCCCTCGGCCAATCGGGACGAGACCGTCTTCCCCGACGCCGACCGGTTGGACCTCGACCGGGAGGCCAACCCGCACCTCGCCTTCGGGCACGGGCCGCACCACTGCATCGGTGCCCAACTGGCCAGGATGGAACTCCAGGTGGTGATCGAGACGCTGTTGGCCAGGGCCCCGGGCCTGCGATTGGCGGTGCCCCAGTCGGCGCTGACCTGGAAGAGCGGCCTGCTGGTCCGGGGCCTGACGGCGTTGCCCGTCGGCTGGTAG
- a CDS encoding antitoxin — protein MSDFMNKAKDFADKHDKQVDQGLDKAGDYADKRTGGRYDEQIDKGVDAAQARTGEGDQGR, from the coding sequence ATGAGCGATTTCATGAACAAGGCCAAGGACTTCGCCGACAAGCACGACAAGCAGGTCGATCAGGGTCTGGACAAGGCCGGCGACTACGCCGACAAGCGGACCGGCGGCAGGTACGACGAGCAGATCGACAAGGGTGTCGACGCGGCCCAGGCGCGCACCGGTGAGGGCGACCAGGGTCGCTGA
- a CDS encoding AI-2E family transporter has translation MVEDGAGRTPEVTAAGARPTPRQAWATLPWLVRTAVVWSACLVVVVLGCYLLGKVAVLLAPLAIAVAVTLFLTALLDPVLLGLRRLRVPAAPAALLTVLLLLGVLVGVGVLVWNLTAAQFGELSQQLDEGLQRSRDFVTETLPVSDAQLDKLVGQVRDGLGGGAPDPVGGARTAAEAAGSTLLALVLLFFLLKDGRSMWHWVLRRMTGPNRTVTAEAGRAGWRTLGSYSRGTMLIAAIDAIGIGLALVLLGVPLALPLALITFLGGFVPIIGATVAGAVAVLVALAANGPTTALLVLAAVIAVQQIEGNLLEPLIMKRQVQLHPAVILVVVTAGTLIAGIAGAFVSVPIAAVAYRVVDTVQRHREQAASTPPDDRPHHRHTDPPATPA, from the coding sequence GTGGTCGAGGACGGTGCCGGGCGTACGCCCGAAGTGACGGCGGCGGGCGCCCGCCCCACCCCACGGCAGGCCTGGGCGACGCTGCCCTGGCTGGTCCGCACGGCGGTGGTGTGGAGCGCCTGCCTGGTGGTCGTGGTGCTCGGGTGCTACCTGCTGGGCAAGGTGGCGGTGCTGCTGGCGCCGCTGGCGATCGCGGTGGCGGTGACCCTGTTCCTCACCGCGCTGCTGGATCCGGTGCTGCTGGGCCTGCGGCGGCTACGGGTGCCGGCCGCGCCGGCCGCCCTGCTGACCGTCCTGTTGCTGCTCGGCGTGCTGGTCGGGGTGGGGGTGCTGGTGTGGAACCTGACCGCCGCCCAGTTCGGGGAGCTGAGCCAACAGCTCGACGAAGGGCTGCAACGCTCCCGCGACTTCGTCACCGAGACCCTGCCGGTCAGTGACGCCCAACTCGACAAGCTGGTCGGGCAGGTCCGGGACGGCCTGGGCGGCGGCGCCCCCGACCCGGTCGGCGGGGCCCGTACGGCGGCCGAGGCGGCCGGCTCCACCCTGCTCGCCCTGGTGCTGCTGTTCTTCCTGCTCAAGGACGGCCGGTCGATGTGGCACTGGGTGCTGCGCCGGATGACCGGCCCGAACCGTACGGTGACCGCCGAGGCGGGCCGGGCCGGCTGGCGGACCCTCGGCTCGTACAGCCGGGGCACGATGCTCATCGCGGCCATCGACGCGATCGGCATCGGGCTGGCGCTGGTGCTGCTCGGGGTGCCGTTGGCGCTGCCACTGGCGCTGATCACCTTCCTCGGCGGCTTCGTCCCGATCATCGGGGCGACGGTGGCCGGCGCGGTCGCCGTCCTGGTGGCGTTGGCCGCCAACGGCCCGACCACCGCGTTGCTGGTGCTGGCGGCGGTGATCGCCGTCCAGCAGATCGAGGGCAACCTGCTGGAGCCGTTGATCATGAAGCGGCAGGTGCAGCTGCACCCGGCGGTGATCCTGGTGGTGGTCACCGCCGGCACGCTGATCGCCGGCATCGCGGGGGCGTTCGTCTCGGTGCCGATCGCGGCGGTCGCCTACCGGGTGGTCGACACAGTCCAGCGGCACCGCGAGCAGGCCGCGTCGACGCCGCCGGACGACCGCCCGCACCACCGCCACACCGACCCACCCGCCACCCCCGCCTGA
- a CDS encoding dienelactone hydrolase family protein, producing MGVRAEATVPLPDARLPADVDGPDDATGVVLFAHGSGSSRHSPRNVAVARVLQRRRLVTVLVDLLTAEEDAVDARTAELRFDIDLLAGRLAGIVDWLGAEPTLGRLPVGLFGASTGAAAALVAAAGRPQRVGAVVSRGGRPDLAGPALAEVRAPTLLLVGGLDEQVITLNEQAAGLLTAPHELRVVPGATHLFEEPGTLDEVADAAAGWFTRHLSVPTRQPSL from the coding sequence ATGGGGGTACGCGCCGAGGCGACGGTGCCGCTGCCGGACGCCCGGTTGCCGGCGGACGTCGACGGGCCGGACGACGCGACAGGTGTGGTGCTCTTCGCCCACGGCAGTGGCAGCTCCCGGCACAGCCCGCGCAACGTGGCGGTGGCCCGGGTGCTCCAACGCCGAAGGTTGGTGACCGTGCTGGTGGATCTGCTCACCGCCGAGGAGGACGCGGTCGACGCCCGTACCGCCGAGCTGCGCTTCGACATCGACCTGCTGGCCGGTCGGCTCGCCGGGATCGTCGACTGGCTCGGGGCGGAACCCACGCTGGGCCGGCTGCCGGTCGGCCTGTTCGGGGCGAGCACAGGTGCCGCCGCCGCCCTGGTGGCCGCCGCCGGACGTCCGCAGCGGGTCGGCGCGGTGGTGTCCCGGGGTGGCCGGCCCGACCTGGCAGGCCCGGCCCTGGCCGAGGTACGCGCGCCGACGTTGCTGCTGGTGGGGGGCCTCGACGAGCAGGTGATCACGCTGAACGAGCAGGCCGCCGGGCTGCTGACCGCCCCGCACGAGCTGAGGGTGGTGCCCGGTGCCACCCACCTGTTCGAGGAACCGGGCACGCTGGACGAGGTCGCCGACGCCGCCGCCGGCTGGTTCACCCGGCACCTCTCCGTCCCGACCCGACAGCCCTCATTGTGA
- a CDS encoding MerR family transcriptional regulator — protein sequence MLIGELAERAGTSTRTLRYYETHGLVRPRRSANGYRVYDEAELRVVHEIRALLAVGFGLDDIRPFVACLRAGHASGDVCPDSVAVLRRKLAEVDAYLDRLGTVRRQLHEQLTQAITQREETCLRTRQRDR from the coding sequence ATGCTGATCGGTGAGCTGGCGGAACGGGCCGGCACGAGCACCCGCACGCTGCGGTACTACGAGACGCACGGGCTGGTCCGGCCACGCCGCTCGGCCAACGGCTACCGGGTGTACGACGAGGCCGAGCTGCGGGTGGTGCACGAGATCCGGGCGCTGCTGGCGGTCGGCTTCGGCCTCGACGACATCCGGCCGTTCGTGGCCTGTCTGCGGGCCGGCCACGCCTCCGGGGACGTCTGCCCCGACTCGGTCGCCGTGCTGCGCCGAAAGCTGGCCGAGGTGGACGCCTACCTCGACCGGCTCGGCACGGTACGACGCCAGCTGCACGAACAGCTCACCCAGGCCATCACGCAACGGGAGGAAACATGTCTCAGGACACGGCAGCGGGACCGCTGA
- a CDS encoding thioredoxin family protein, translating to MSQDTAAGPLTAVTDATFADTVLTADRPVVVDFWADWCPPCVGTSRHLAELAEEFGDRLRVVTVDTDANPATARTYGVMSLPTMLVFVGGEVVGSIIGARPKNHLRLAFTRHLDG from the coding sequence ATGTCTCAGGACACGGCAGCGGGACCGCTGACCGCCGTCACCGACGCCACCTTCGCCGACACGGTGCTGACCGCCGACCGGCCGGTGGTGGTCGACTTCTGGGCGGACTGGTGCCCGCCCTGCGTCGGGACCTCCCGACACCTGGCCGAACTGGCCGAGGAGTTCGGCGACCGGCTTCGGGTGGTCACCGTGGACACCGACGCGAACCCCGCCACCGCCCGGACCTACGGGGTGATGTCGCTGCCCACCATGCTGGTGTTCGTCGGCGGCGAGGTGGTCGGCTCGATCATCGGCGCCCGGCCGAAGAACCACCTGCGGCTCGCCTTCACCCGCCACCTCGACGGCTGA
- a CDS encoding glycoside hydrolase family 65 protein, producing MIRERAYPVEPWHIRETRLDMDVLAQSESVFALSNGHIGLRGNLDEGEPHGLPGTYLNSFYELRPLPYAEAGFGFPESGQTIVNVTNGKLIRLLVDDEPLDLRYGELLSHQRVLDLRAGTLYREMHWRSPAGREVKVRSTRLVSFTQRSVAAIHYEVEAVSGPLRLILQSELVANENLPAQSRDPRVAAVLESPLQAEEELTTDDGGLLIHRTKVSGLRVAAGMGHDVTAPSRTTIESEGYEDWVRTTVGCVLQPGESLRVVKYLTYGWSSRRSLPALRDQVGAALAAARLTGWDGLHREQRKYLDEFWDAADVRVEGDPEVQQAVRFGLFHVLQAGARAERRPISAKGLTGPGYDGHAFWDTEMFVLPVLTYTQPGAVRDALYWRHATLEQAHERARTLNLAGAAFPWRTIEGPESSAYWPAGTAAFHIAADVADAVRRYVLVTGDEQLERDIGLELLVETARLWRSLGHHDRYGRFHIDGVTGPDEYTAVKNDNIYTNLMAQRNLLTAADCAMRLRDEALDLGVTEEEAAEWRDAAQAMHIPYDEDLDVHEQVEGFTRLQEWDFEHTPAEKYPLLLHYPYFDLYRKQVVKQADLVLAMHWRGDAFTEAQKLRNFLYYERRTVRDSSLSACTQAVLAAEVGHPELAHSYLREAALMDLHDLNENTRDGVHMASLAGAWIALVAGFGGLRDHDGELSFAPRLSSRLSRLEFSLQWRSMRLRVDVRPHQTTYSLRNGGPDTEVELRHHGQTVRVTSAAPVTVPVPQTHQDGPDPEQPPGRAPLLRLPESRS from the coding sequence ATGATCCGCGAACGGGCCTATCCGGTCGAGCCGTGGCACATCCGGGAGACCCGTCTCGACATGGACGTGCTGGCCCAGTCCGAGTCGGTCTTCGCGCTCTCCAACGGCCACATCGGGCTGCGCGGCAACCTCGACGAGGGCGAGCCGCACGGCCTGCCCGGCACCTACCTGAACTCCTTCTACGAGCTGCGTCCACTGCCCTACGCGGAGGCCGGGTTCGGGTTCCCCGAGTCGGGGCAGACCATCGTCAACGTCACCAACGGCAAGCTGATCCGGCTGCTCGTCGACGACGAACCCCTCGACCTGCGCTACGGCGAGCTGCTCAGCCACCAACGGGTCCTCGACCTGCGGGCCGGCACCCTCTACCGGGAGATGCACTGGCGCTCGCCCGCCGGCCGGGAGGTGAAGGTCCGCAGCACCCGGCTGGTCTCCTTCACCCAGCGCTCGGTCGCCGCTATCCACTACGAGGTGGAGGCGGTCAGCGGCCCGCTGCGGCTGATCCTCCAGTCCGAGCTGGTCGCCAACGAGAACCTGCCGGCGCAGAGCCGCGACCCCCGGGTCGCCGCCGTGCTGGAGTCACCGTTGCAGGCCGAGGAGGAGCTGACCACCGACGACGGCGGTCTGCTCATCCACCGCACCAAGGTCAGCGGGCTGCGGGTGGCCGCCGGGATGGGCCATGACGTCACCGCACCGAGCCGGACCACGATCGAGTCCGAGGGGTACGAGGACTGGGTCCGTACCACGGTCGGCTGCGTGCTCCAGCCCGGCGAGTCGCTGCGGGTGGTCAAGTACCTCACCTACGGCTGGTCCAGCCGGCGCTCCCTGCCGGCGCTGCGTGACCAGGTCGGCGCGGCGCTCGCCGCCGCCCGGCTGACCGGCTGGGACGGTCTGCACCGGGAGCAGCGGAAATACCTCGACGAGTTCTGGGACGCCGCCGACGTCCGGGTCGAGGGGGACCCGGAGGTGCAGCAGGCGGTCCGGTTCGGGCTGTTCCACGTGCTCCAGGCCGGGGCGCGGGCCGAGCGGCGACCGATCTCCGCCAAGGGGCTCACCGGCCCCGGCTACGACGGGCACGCCTTCTGGGACACCGAGATGTTCGTCCTGCCGGTGCTGACGTACACCCAGCCCGGCGCGGTACGCGACGCGCTGTACTGGCGGCACGCCACCCTGGAGCAGGCCCACGAACGGGCCCGTACGCTGAACCTGGCCGGCGCGGCCTTCCCGTGGCGCACCATCGAGGGCCCGGAGTCGTCGGCGTACTGGCCGGCCGGCACCGCCGCCTTCCACATCGCCGCCGACGTCGCCGACGCGGTGCGCCGCTACGTGCTGGTCACCGGCGACGAGCAACTGGAACGCGACATCGGCCTGGAACTGCTCGTGGAGACCGCCCGGCTCTGGCGTTCGCTGGGCCACCACGACCGGTACGGCCGGTTCCACATCGACGGGGTGACCGGCCCCGACGAGTACACGGCGGTCAAGAACGACAACATCTACACCAACCTGATGGCGCAGCGGAACCTGCTCACCGCCGCCGACTGCGCGATGCGCCTGCGCGACGAGGCCCTCGACCTCGGGGTGACCGAGGAGGAGGCGGCCGAGTGGCGCGACGCCGCCCAGGCCATGCACATCCCGTACGACGAGGACCTCGATGTGCACGAGCAGGTGGAGGGCTTCACCCGGCTCCAGGAGTGGGACTTCGAGCACACCCCGGCCGAAAAGTACCCGCTGCTGCTGCACTACCCGTACTTCGATCTGTATCGCAAGCAGGTGGTCAAGCAGGCCGACCTGGTGCTGGCGATGCACTGGCGGGGGGACGCCTTCACCGAGGCGCAGAAGCTGCGCAACTTCCTCTACTACGAGCGGCGTACGGTGCGGGACTCGTCTCTGTCGGCCTGCACCCAGGCGGTGCTCGCGGCCGAGGTGGGCCACCCCGAACTGGCCCACAGCTACCTGCGGGAAGCAGCGCTGATGGACCTGCACGACCTGAACGAGAACACCCGCGACGGCGTACACATGGCGTCACTCGCGGGGGCGTGGATCGCGCTGGTCGCCGGCTTCGGCGGGCTGCGCGACCACGACGGCGAGCTGTCGTTCGCCCCCCGGCTGTCCAGCCGGCTGAGCCGGTTGGAGTTCTCGTTGCAGTGGCGGTCGATGCGGTTGCGGGTGGACGTCCGGCCGCACCAGACCACCTACTCACTGCGTAACGGCGGCCCGGACACGGAGGTGGAGCTGCGCCACCACGGCCAGACCGTCCGGGTCACCTCCGCCGCGCCGGTGACGGTACCCGTACCGCAGACCCACCAGGACGGCCCCGACCCGGAACAGCCGCCCGGTCGGGCCCCGCTGCTGCGCCTCCCGGAATCCCGCTCCTGA